A portion of the Cryptomeria japonica chromosome 5, Sugi_1.0, whole genome shotgun sequence genome contains these proteins:
- the LOC131037260 gene encoding cysteine proteinase mucunain, whose product MGTSMWIVLLGLLVLSVAVSATDSDFSIVSYDLSRDDKIMELYEEWLAEHGKAYNGLDEKQQRFKIFKDNLLFINQHNMENGASYKLGLNKFADLSHEEFKAKYLGVKPDAKKGLSRSRSPRYQYNDGESLPDSIDWREKGAVTAVKDQGSCGSCWAFSTIAAVEGINQIVTKDLISLSEQELVDCDTSYNEGCNGGLMDYAFEFIISNGGIDSEKDYPYTAVDGTCDTYRKNAHVVTIDNYEDVPANDEASLKKAAANQPISVAIEASGRGFQFYKSGVYTSACGTQLDHGVTLVGYGTDNAVDYWTVKNSWGKSWGEKGFIRLQRNVESNTGMCGIAMEASYPIKKGANPPNPGPSPPSPIKPPTMCDNYYSCPESNTCCCVFDFGGECYAWGCCPLDSATCCEDHYSCCPSDFPVCNVGAGTCNKSGGKSPFGVKMLKRTPAKPHYSGQKATE is encoded by the exons ATGGGGACTAGTATGTGGATTGTGCTTTTGGGTCTCTTGGTTTTGTCTGTAGCTGTTTCAGCAACAGATTCCGATTTTTCCATTGTAAGCTATGATCTGAGCAGAGATGACAAAATCATGGAGCTCTACGAGGAGTGGCTTGCAGAGCATGGCAAGGCTTACAATGGGCTGGATGAGAAACAACAGAGATTTAAGATATTTAAGGACAATTTGTTGTTTATCAATCAGCACAATATGGAGAATGGGGCCTCCTACAAATTGGGTCTGAACAAGTTTGCAGATCTGAGCCATGAGGAATTCAAGGCTAAGTATTTGGGCGTTAAGCCTGATGCTAAGAAGGGGCTTTCTAGGTCTCGCAGCCCTCGATATCAGTACAATGATGGGGAATCGTTGCCCGATTCTATTGACTGGAGAGAGAAAGGAGCCGTGACTGCAGTTAAAGACCAGGGGTCTTGTG GAAGCTGCTGGGCCTTCTCAACTATTGCTGCCGTGGAGGGCATAAATCAAATTGTGACAAAGGATTTGATTTCACTGTCCGAGCAAGAATTGGTGGACTGTGATACTTCCTACAATGAGGGCTGCAATGGTGGACTCATGGATTATGCTTTTGAATTTATCATAAGCAATGGGGGAATAGACTCTGAGAAGGATTATCCTTACACAGCAGTTGATGGTACCTGTGATACTTACAGG AAAAATGCCCATGTGGTTACTATTGATAACTATGAAGATGTGCCTGCCAATGATGAAGCGTCGCTGAAGAAGGCTGCTGCCAACCAGCCTATTAGTGTGGCCATCGAAGCCAGTGGGAGGGGGTTCCAGTTCTATAAATCT GGTGTGTACACAAGTGCCTGTGGGACTCAGTTGGACCATGGTGTCACCTTGGTTGGCTATGGCACGGATAATGCTGTAGACTACTGGACTGTCAAGAATTCCTGGGGAAAAAGTTGGGGTGAGAAGGGATTTATCAGACTCCAGAGAAACGTGGAAAGCAACACTGGTATGTGCGGGATTGCCATGGAGGCATCCTACCCCATAAAGAAGGGAGCCAACCCTCCAAACCCAGGCCCTTCTCCTCCTTCCCCTATAAAACCCCCCACCATGTGTGATAACTATTATTCCTGCCCAGAGAGCAATACTTGCTGCTGCGTCTTCGACTTCGGTGGGGAATGCTATGCATGGGGCTGCTGCCCTCTAGATTCTGCTACCTGCTGCGAAGATCACTACAGCTGCTGCCCTAGTGACTTCCCTGTTTGCAATGTGGGTGCCGGAACTTGCAACAAG AGTGGTGGTAAGAGTCCGTTTGGAGTGAAGATGCTGAAACGTACCCCTGCCAAGCCTCACTACTCTGGCCAGAAAGCCACTGAATAG